GAGTGGACAGATATTTACTCGATTCCTTACAGCCTGATGAAGACTCCTGAAGGATTGGCATATAGAAATGAGTGTAAAAACAATCGGACAAATCCTGAAGGAATTTTCAAAGACGATATTCTAAAACTGAAAACCAATATAGAAAAAATCATATTTTAGTAATTTTTCATTATGTCTGATTGTTTCAACTTCCGACTATATCAAGTAAAATGACTCGCTTTTCCTGCAATGAGAGTTACAGTGTCAATGCAGACGAAATTAAAGGAGAAAAGAATGACAAGTTTAACAGAAAAAGAAATCAGAAGCTTTAAAAGATTCAGAAACGAATTAACAAAATTATCACTAAAATACGGTGTCGCCGTAAAATCAATCGGCGGAGTTATGATAGGCGAAATTCATGACATAGAATACAGCGATGATGAAACCAGCGGCGACTTATACCCGGAGATATTAAGATGGGCTGAAGATGCGGAGGAGATGTAAAATGACAAACTACAAATTAACTGACACTTGAGATATTTCTAGTGATTGTTAAGAAAAATTAAGAGTTTAATATATTAAAAACAATCCTAACCAGCTGCCTTGCAAGGCATTTACGGGCGTGACGTTTTGTTTTTCCCTCAGAGAGTTTTTTTTCAAAATAGGCTTTACCTTTTTCATCATAAATTGATTGAAGAATACTTAATCTGTAAAAAATGGAATTTAATTTTCGGTTTCCTGCTTTGTTATTCCTATGTCTAACAGTCTTGCCACTTGATTTATCAACTGGTGCAATCCCTGCATAACTAGCTAATGCTTCAGGTGAAATAAGCTTCCCTTTTGTCTCTGTATAAATAATTGCTGCCGATAAATCTGCAATACCTGTTAATTGTTTCAATTTTTTGACTTTTTCGGGTAAATTCTTTTCAATTTCTTTTTCAAGTTCATTAATTGCTTGAGTAAAATCCCTCAAAGCTTTTCCATAATGCTTAATTATTAAATCATCGTGTTCTGACAGCCATTTTCCTGCTTTTAATGTCGTTAAATCTTTTAAAGGTAGATTTTCACCTCTTGCTGAAAAAAGCATTTTGACTGCATTTATGGCTCTTGTTCTGTCTTTTACAAAATGATCTCTCGCTGTAATTTTTTCTTTTAATTGAATAGTCTCAAATGAAATTTTTTGAAGATTGGCCTTGTCAGCAAATAATGAGATAACCTTAGCATCACCGAAATCGTTTTTAGCATTGCTGATAGCAATTGTCCTACGCCAGCTTGAAGTTAAAAGAGGATTAACTTCATAAACTTCGCAACCGTTTCTGATCAAATGTGCGGTAAAAGGTTTACCAAAACAATAAGCCCCTTCAATTGCCCATATAGAGTCATTTCCTGCCCATACCATTGCAGCATCGAAGCCTTTTTGATTTGTTTTAAATTCTTTGAACTTGCCGTCTTTGTAACAAGCTAAAGTTTCTTTGTGAGTGTCTACGCCAACCCAATTTGTGTTCATAACAATATCCTCATACATTAAATAAAAAAATGTTTTAACGGACAATCCTGCTTCAAGAAGAATTCGAGTATTTCTTAAGTCTCGTTAAAACGAGGAAGGGAAGGACAATCTCATGTTAAGTCGTAAAGACTGGAACTAGATGAGTCTCAACCCTTCTTTTTTATTACATCACAAAAAAAATACTAAGCAGGAACTAGAACCTGATTATACCCGTACAGAGGCTGAATTATTAAAACTTGCTTATGACTTATATTGCAACAGTTATAGTGATGAAGAAATGAAAAAAGCCAAAGAAAAATTTGACAGTGATATTCCAAAAACCATTGCCTACATAGAAAAAGAGTGTGGTTGGAAAGCTGAGGAGATATAAAATGCAAAACTACAAAATGACTGATACTTGGCAGGAGGAAGATTCCTACACAACAACAGAGCCGGAACTATTTCTTCTGGCATATGAACTTTTTTGCGGCAGACCTGTCGGCGAAGACTTAAAACAGGCTAAAAAAGAATTTGGCAAAGATATTGAAAATACCATTGGCTACATTGAGCAAGAATGCGGTTGGCACGCAGAAGCCTTAACAGCTTAACTAAACGTAATTATTGAAGGCGAAATTTAAATCTAAAATTAACACAGCAAAACGGCGGATATGATTTCCGCCGTTTGTTTTATGAAAAAATATATTTTATTATCACGCAGCTTTATATTTTGTCCTGTTTGTTGAAACCAGTTGTTTGATATAACCTTCTGTAAGGTCAAACTCAAAAGCCAATTTGGTTCTGCTGATTTTAGAGCCGTCATATTTTTTACAGATATATTGATTTCTGATTTTTATCAGCCCTTTTTTGGGAACATTTATTAAAACTCCTGAGAAATCCTGCATCAACTTAACGGCAAATTCTATACCGTATAATTCTGCAAGGTGTTGAATCTCCTCATTAGGCATCTCAATATTTGACAAATCCTCAAGCCACGCTTTCATTTTACGAAGCCTCCATGTTTATAAAATTGTAAATATATATAAAAATGGACACCTGAATTGCCGGAAGTGAATTCAAGCTTCCTGATTTTTGTAAAAGGGCAAAACAATAACTGCTTGGAGAAAAGATAAATTGTAATTAATACTTTATCTTTTCAGAAGAAATTTAGTTTAAACTTATCAACTGGGCTGTTAATTAAGTTTCTTTTTTCATATTACTATTGTAATACAATTCCAAATAAAAAACATTGATCCAGAGGTTAAGATAATAACGTTTTTTCTTATTATAACTAGAGAAAACGGCATTATAAATGGTACATTATACAATTAATCAAGTTATTAGCGTATTATGTACCCTTATTGTCAAATAAATTAAGGCATAAAATGTGGCATTTATGATTAAATTAATTTTTGATAAAATCACCGTACTTGTCCATAGTTGCCTGTAATAAATAATCCCCCAGTTGCTTATGAAGAGAATCTACAGACATTCCGTCTTGAAGAGCACTGTATGCGTAAGTATGCCTGAGTTCATTAAATGTTATCCTCGGGAATTTAAGCTGTTTTACAAGCATTGCAAATTCAATTCTGATTCGTTTATCCTGAGTAAACCAACTTAAACTTGTATCATAAAAAACAAAATCATCTTGCTGTTTATTTTTTATAACTTGATAAAGTTTCAATACTAAGTTTTCAGGAATATTAACCTGCCTGATGACTGTTCTGACTTTAGGAAACAGCAGTCCTTTTTCACATAGAGTTTTATTAATATTAATTTTTCTGTTTGTTAAATCTATATCTTCTTTTTTCAGGGCTAACAGTTCTGCTTTTCTTATACCCGTTGATAATATCATTAAGGCAGGCAAATAAAGATAAGGATAAGAGGTTTTAGCTGTTTTTAAAAAAGTTTGAACTTCTGATACGTTTAATATTTGAATACTGCATTTTTTTTCAAATTTTACATTAATAATTCCGTTATAAGGACTTTCTGATACGAATCCCCATTCTTTAAATTTATTAAACATATTTCCGAAGAGGGTTACATGGCTGTTCAATCGTTTATTTGTCATCCCTTGTTTTGATTTAAGCTCGATAAATTCCTTAAGATTATATTGAGTAATATTTTTAAGTTCCATTTTCCAAAAGAACGGAATCAAATTACTGTTAATCAAGCTTCTGTATGTTTTATAAGTTGACGGAGTAAGATTTTCTTGTGCATAGTTTGTTAAAAAGTATTCTGCCGCTTGTCTGAAAGTAATATTATTATCTTTAACTAATTGTATTTTTTGTTTTTCAACAAGTCTAAAAGTTAAACTTTTTTGAGCCGGTTGATATTTAAATTTGTTTTTATCAATGGGAATAATTTTTTCTTCTTTGATAAATTCTGCGAGTATTTCATCCGCTTCAATTTCATCAACGTCAGCCATAATGATAATATCATCCTGCGAGAATGTGTTTAATCCCTTCATTATTTTTAAAATTCTGTCTTGAATCATTCTTTAGTATCTCCTTCATTATATTTTCATCTATTACTTGAATGTTATTAGTCTTGGCGACTGCTTCTACCTTATTTATTACTCTGACAATTTGTCTGAATCTGTTTGCCTGTGAATGAATTGCTGTTGTAGCAGATTCAGTTATCTCGACTTCGGAAAGTTGAGTGACAATATCTTTCACATCACCGGCAGAGAATGATTTGAACTGAATAATTTCTGATAACCTGTCATAGAGGTGTCTATACTTCTGAAGTTTTTTCTCCACGAGAGTCATTCCTACAAAAATAATAGGGACATTCGTTTTATCATGAATGTCCCTTATCGTTTCTATTGTCTTTTGATCCCCTGCTAGATAGTCAATCTCGTCAATTATTATCATCTGCGGTTTTTCAATCAGCTTGTTCACTGCCTGTTTGAATAAATCCGAAGTCCAGTATCGAGGAATATCATCAAGCTGCTCGACAAGTTCTTCTAAAAACCATCTGCCTGTCATAAGATTTGTACTTCGTATGTAAATTGCATCATTTTGAGCTGCAAGCCAAAGTGCTGTGCGTGATTTTCCAAGTCCCGGCTCTCCATAAACCAGAGCCATCTTTGAAACTCCGTCAGGTTTTTCCTTTAGTGAATTAATCAAAGAGATAAATGCTTTTACATTCTGCGTTTTAACAAAAACTTTTTTCATAATTTTTCCTTTTACTCTTCATCTGCGTAAATTAATTTGTACTCGTCACTGTTTTTGTAATTCTGCAACCACTTTCTTTCGTCAACCGAGGTGCATCCGTATTTCATGAGCCATTCGTACTGCTCGTAGTTGTTCATGAATACAGGTTTTAATCTGTCCTGCAATATAATCGGCTCTTTTTTAACTTCAATAACCGGAATATTCTGCTGGGAGATATTTTCCTCTGCTATTTGAGTCTCTAAAAACTTGATATCTTCTTTCGGAAGGTATTTTTTGATTGTTTTTAATGTCCGATTAACAAGTTTTTTCTTTTTTTGTATTTTATGTTTGAAATCTTGCATGTCTTTAATGTCTCCCATGTGATAAGCCATCGGATGTGTTGCTGTAACTCGTTTTGCTGTGCATAGAAATTCTCCTGCGGTTGTGTAAACTTTGATTTTTGTCAGGTCAAATAAGCTGTAGCGAATCATGACCCTGTCTCGTAAACCGTAGAGGACATCTGAATTGTAATCAGTATTTAAGAACCTTATTCCGTTTCGGTTTATTGTCTTAATTTCATGTGCCATCATAAGTTCATCAAGTTTATTTACATCGATGTTTTGTTTTTCTCTGGATTCAAAAACTTCTTTTATGCTGCGGGTTCTGTCATTAGGACATGGTTGAGAATGTCTGTACTCCAGCCAAGTATTTATCAGCCTGATTGTTTCTTCTATCGTTGGAGTGTATCCTTGATTAACTTTGTCATATAGTTCTTTATGAAACTTTTCGTTGCGTTTCAGGTGAGCAGGTTTATTTTTTATTGATGAGCCGATGTAAGTCGGGAGAAGTTTTTCAAATTCTTCTTGGAATTCTTTAAAAAATCTTTCGATAACTTTTGCTTTTGCATTATATGGTTTTGCGTACACAGGTTTGATTCCGAGGCTTGTGTATATCCCGCTGAACCCTGCTTCACTGAAGTCACTGCATTTAGAAAAGTATTTTGCTTTAAAGGCTTTGCCGTTGTCCTGATAAACTATTTCAGGAATCATATCCAAGTTTATAATTGACATTCGAAGAGCTGAAGCAATTGCTTGCGTGTTTTCTTCGAGTAAAATTTCATATCCTGTAAAGTAACCGCTTTTCCAATCGAGGAATCCGACTATAACTGCCCTGCATGGTTTCCCCGTGAAAGGATTTATCACTAAAAAATTCAGTACATGTCCGTCTGCGACTAAAATTTGACCGGGAGCAATTTTTGAAATATCTCTTTTAATGTAGGGAATCACTTTGTCCTGAAGCGATTTTTCACCTTCACGCATCAAAATCCATTTATCGTAATTTTTTCTTTTAAACCAATCTGCGTATCTTCTGAATGTGACATCCTGCGGGAGCAAAATATCTTCACCGTTTTCAATTTTTCTTTTTTCAAGAATATGTTTTGTGAGTTTTATTGCTTTGCCTATGCAGAACTGATTCGGGTGCAGCAGAAGTTTTAAAAAGATTCCGATTTCTTCTTCAGTCAGGATAGTTCTATATTCATTAAAACTTGAATATTTATACTGCGGGACAAGGACTTCCCAGCTTTCATACTCTGTATAAGTTTTGTACCAGCGTTGCAAGCTGCCTCGTGAAGTTTTTCCTATTATTTGAAAAATATTTTTTAAATATTCACCGCTGTTATACAGGTCAACAAATAGTTTATCGCCTTTTTGTCTTGGCTTTTGTTTGTTTCTGAACTTTTGCCAATCGCAAACTAAATCAACTCGTGCAAGTGCAATTGTTTTTGCTGTCTCAGGAATAAATCCTGATTCAGTTTGCACAGATTTTTCAATCTTAAAGATTGGTTCTTGATTAACAGTTTCAATAATTTCTTTGTAGTAAGTATTTTTGTAAATGTCCTGTGTTTTTTCATCAAGGGATGACAGTAAAATCTCATAACTTTTACCGCCCTGCCCCATAGTCTCTCTGAAAACATATTTCCCTTTCGGAAGTGCGAGTCGGATTCCTCTTGACGTTACGTTTTTAATTTCTGCGAGTGTTTTTATGTCGATCCATATTTCTGAATTTAAATTTGCTACGACACTTTTTTCGTTCATATACATTGCTCCTGATGTTTTTCTACACCGTAGTAGCAATGATAAATCGGAATGCGGAAATTGGAACTCTTGTTCCGTCAGTTGTGTCGCAATTGCATCAATAAATATTTACTGCGTGTAAAAATTTATGCGAGCAAACTTTCCGATTAATATTTTTTACAATTTAAATGACCCGCAGCAAAATTATTGTGCCGTAGCAAAAATGAAAATATATTTGCATGTGTAAATAATTCTCCTGCGCAACAAATTTCATGTAATTTTACGCAAATAACTTGAAATTAAAGTTTCCCAGCAAAAATACAGTTGCATTTTCAATGAAAAAAATTTTGCTACGGGTCGGAAATCTTTGCTAGCAAACTCGATGATACCTAAATTTCTTCCGGGTTTCCTTCCATGTGCTTCCGACTTCCCCTGTTTTTGGCATATTTATTTGATTTCTGCCACTTTTTACCGTCCCGATGAAACCCCAATTTTAGGGGGTTTCGGCTATATTAATTAAAAATATGCGGAAATTAAGTTGTAATTTCCGGTAGAAATACGGTAAAAATTACCCATTTTTGCCCAATACTAAAACACGGCTTATAGGTGCAGTATATTTGCATTACAGCGGTTTTATTTTACTGCAAACTACCGCTAAAAAAACAGCGAATGTCCGCAAAAATTAAGTCCACTACCGTAATGATAGTGGACTTAATGGTGGAGGTGAGGAGACTCGAACTCCTGGCATCATGCGTGCAAGGCAAGCGCTCTACCAACTGAGCTACACCCCCATAATTGAGCTTTAAATAATTATAACTCAAAAAGGTTTATTTTGTAAATGGGCCATCCTGGACTCGAACCAGGGACCTCACGCTTATCAGGCGTGCGCTCTAACCACCTGAGCTAATAGCCCCAATTGACATTACTATATTTATCATAGAAATTTTTCACACGCAAGTACTTTATTACACATTCATTGTTTTGAAAATCTCTTTACAGGGATTAGAAAGCCTATTCGTTAAATTTTATTAAGAAAAAATGGTCTACTTTTTGTCAAAAACATAAAATCCCTATATTTAGTGTTTTATTGGAATAGATACTTAGTTTTATACTGGGCTTAATAATTTTGAGATTTCATTTACTTACATGCTTTTGTTTTCGGAAAATATTGGATTTACTTGGATGTTAAGACACAATTTGGCATGGCAGAAGAAAAATTTTCAGCTTACAGCCTAATGAAATTAAAAAAATATAACTCGTACTAGATATAGTGCACTGATTTTA
This bacterium DNA region includes the following protein-coding sequences:
- a CDS encoding ATP-binding protein — encoded protein: MKKVFVKTQNVKAFISLINSLKEKPDGVSKMALVYGEPGLGKSRTALWLAAQNDAIYIRSTNLMTGRWFLEELVEQLDDIPRYWTSDLFKQAVNKLIEKPQMIIIDEIDYLAGDQKTIETIRDIHDKTNVPIIFVGMTLVEKKLQKYRHLYDRLSEIIQFKSFSAGDVKDIVTQLSEVEITESATTAIHSQANRFRQIVRVINKVEAVAKTNNIQVIDENIMKEILKNDSRQNFKNNEGIKHILAG
- a CDS encoding tyrosine-type recombinase/integrase → MIQDRILKIMKGLNTFSQDDIIIMADVDEIEADEILAEFIKEEKIIPIDKNKFKYQPAQKSLTFRLVEKQKIQLVKDNNITFRQAAEYFLTNYAQENLTPSTYKTYRSLINSNLIPFFWKMELKNITQYNLKEFIELKSKQGMTNKRLNSHVTLFGNMFNKFKEWGFVSESPYNGIINVKFEKKCSIQILNVSEVQTFLKTAKTSYPYLYLPALMILSTGIRKAELLALKKEDIDLTNRKININKTLCEKGLLFPKVRTVIRQVNIPENLVLKLYQVIKNKQQDDFVFYDTSLSWFTQDKRIRIEFAMLVKQLKFPRITFNELRHTYAYSALQDGMSVDSLHKQLGDYLLQATMDKYGDFIKN
- a CDS encoding transposase family protein; translation: MNEKSVVANLNSEIWIDIKTLAEIKNVTSRGIRLALPKGKYVFRETMGQGGKSYEILLSSLDEKTQDIYKNTYYKEIIETVNQEPIFKIEKSVQTESGFIPETAKTIALARVDLVCDWQKFRNKQKPRQKGDKLFVDLYNSGEYLKNIFQIIGKTSRGSLQRWYKTYTEYESWEVLVPQYKYSSFNEYRTILTEEEIGIFLKLLLHPNQFCIGKAIKLTKHILEKRKIENGEDILLPQDVTFRRYADWFKRKNYDKWILMREGEKSLQDKVIPYIKRDISKIAPGQILVADGHVLNFLVINPFTGKPCRAVIVGFLDWKSGYFTGYEILLEENTQAIASALRMSIINLDMIPEIVYQDNGKAFKAKYFSKCSDFSEAGFSGIYTSLGIKPVYAKPYNAKAKVIERFFKEFQEEFEKLLPTYIGSSIKNKPAHLKRNEKFHKELYDKVNQGYTPTIEETIRLINTWLEYRHSQPCPNDRTRSIKEVFESREKQNIDVNKLDELMMAHEIKTINRNGIRFLNTDYNSDVLYGLRDRVMIRYSLFDLTKIKVYTTAGEFLCTAKRVTATHPMAYHMGDIKDMQDFKHKIQKKKKLVNRTLKTIKKYLPKEDIKFLETQIAEENISQQNIPVIEVKKEPIILQDRLKPVFMNNYEQYEWLMKYGCTSVDERKWLQNYKNSDEYKLIYADEE
- a CDS encoding Mor transcription activator family protein, with the protein product MKAWLEDLSNIEMPNEEIQHLAELYGIEFAVKLMQDFSGVLINVPKKGLIKIRNQYICKKYDGSKISRTKLAFEFDLTEGYIKQLVSTNRTKYKAA
- a CDS encoding IS110 family transposase, which produces MNTNWVGVDTHKETLACYKDGKFKEFKTNQKGFDAAMVWAGNDSIWAIEGAYCFGKPFTAHLIRNGCEVYEVNPLLTSSWRRTIAISNAKNDFGDAKVISLFADKANLQKISFETIQLKEKITARDHFVKDRTRAINAVKMLFSARGENLPLKDLTTLKAGKWLSEHDDLIIKHYGKALRDFTQAINELEKEIEKNLPEKVKKLKQLTGIADLSAAIIYTETKGKLISPEALASYAGIAPVDKSSGKTVRHRNNKAGNRKLNSIFYRLSILQSIYDEKGKAYFEKKLSEGKTKRHARKCLARQLVRIVFNILNS